One Phocoena phocoena chromosome 5, mPhoPho1.1, whole genome shotgun sequence genomic region harbors:
- the LETM1 gene encoding mitochondrial proton/calcium exchanger protein gives MASILLRSCRGRGPARLPPPRAAAPRGRAGDRACLSCASTAGLTSCVKLLFGGCSPIHPVYLSLRGDPLGCWTLRPKHTCVVVAGPRLLPVRCWHSSPPLGDDSVVEKSLRSLKDKSKKLEEGGPVYSPPAEAAVRKPLGQRVLDELKHYYHGFRLLWIDTKIAARMLWRILHGHSLTRRERRQFLRICADLFRLVPFLVFVVVPFMEFLLPVAVKLFPNMLPSTFETQSIKEERLKKELRVKLELAKFLQDTIEEMALKNKAAKGDATKDFAVFFQKIRETGERPSNEEIMRFSKLFEDELTLDNLTRLQLVALCKLLELQSMGTNNFLRFQLTMRLRSIKADDKLIAEEGVDSLNVKELQAACRARGMRALGVTEDRLRGQLKQWLELHLHQEIPTSLLILSRAMYLPDTLSPADQLKSTLQTLPEIVAKEAQVKVAEVEGEQVDNKAKLEATLQEEAAIQQEHREKELQRRSQAAKEVEPEVVAEGAPGRLVVEPQPEEPDVTLPSEALTDSAPVLEGLKEEEITQEEIDILSDACSKLKGQKKSLTKEKEELELLKEDVQDYSEDLQEIKKELSKTGKEIYVEESKASKRLTKRVQQMIGQIDSLLTQLEADQKAGKLGVAAEGSPAGETVISVAELISAMKQIKHIPENKLISLASALDENKDGKVNIDDLVKVIELVDKEDIHISTSQVAEIVAMLGKEEKVEEREKAKEKAEKEAAEVKS, from the exons GTCGTGCGGGGGATCGTGCCTGCCTCAGTTGTGCCAGCACCGCGGGGTTGACGAGCTGCGT GAAACTTCTTTTTGGCGGCTGCAGTCCCATCCACCCCGTGTACCTTTCCTTGCGAGGCGATCCCCTCGGCTGCTGGACTCTGAGGCCCAAGCACACGTGTGTGGTGGTCGCAGGGCCGAGGCTCCTTCCTGTGCGCTGCTGGCACTCGTCGCCCCCGCTGGGCGATGACTCTGTGGTGGAGAAGTCCCTCCGGTCCCTAAAGGACAAGAGCAAGAAGCTGGAAGAAGGAGGCCCCGTGTACAGCCCCCCCGCAGAGGCGGCCGTGAGAAAGCCCCTGGGGCAGCGGGTCCTGGATGAGCTGAAGCACTACTACCACGGCTTCCGCCTGCTCTGGATCGACACCAAGATCGCCGCGCGCATGCTCTGGCGCATCCTCCATGGCCACAGCCTGACCCGCCGAGAGCGCAGGCAG TTCCTCCGGATCTGTGCCGACCTCTTCCGCCTGGTGCCCTTCCTGGTCTTCGTGGTGGTGCCCTTCATGGAGTTCCTGCTTCCTGTTGCCGTAAAGCTCTTCCCCAACATGTTACCGTCCACGTTCGAGACCCAGTCCATCAAG GAAGAGAGGCTGAAGAAGGAGCTGAGGGTCAAGTTGGAGCTGGCCAAGTTTCTGCAGGACACCATCGAGGAGATGGCCCTGAAGAACAAGGCAGCCAAGGGGGACGCCACCAAAGACTTCGCCGTGTTTTTCCAGAAG ATCCGAGAGACGGGTGAGAGACCCAGCAACGAGGAAATCATGCGGTTTTCCAAACTGTTTGAGGATGAGCTGACCCTGGACAACCTCACGCGCCTACAGCTGGTGGCGCTGTGCAAGCTGCTGGAGCTGCAGTCCATGGGCACCAACAACTTCCTGCGCTTCCAGCTCACCATGAGGCTGCGCTCCATCAAGGCCGACGACAAG CTGATCGCTGAGGAGGGTGTGGACAGCCTCAACGTCAAGGAGCTACAGGCAGCGTGTCGGGCGCGAGGCATGCGGGCCCTGGGCGTCACAGAAGACCGTCTGCGGGGCCAGCTGAAGCAG TGGCTGGAGCTGCACCTGCACCAGGAGATCCCGACGTCGCTGCTCATCCTGTCCCGGGCCATGTACCTTCCTGACACCCTCTCTCCCGCCGACCAGCTCAAGTCCACCCTGCAGACCCTTCCAGAGATTGTG GCGAAGGAGGCCCAGGTGAAGGTGGCCGAGGTGGAGGGCGAGCAGGTGGACAACAAGGCGAAGCTGGAGGCCACGCTGCAGGAGGAGGCAGCCATCCAGCAGGAGCACCGCGAGAAAGAGCTGCAGAGGCGGTCCCAGGCGGCG AAGGAAGTGGAGCCTGAAGTGGTGGCAGAAGGTGCCCCTGGGAGGCTGGTGGTCGAGCCGCAGCCGGAAGAGCCTGATGTGACCCTGCCGTCCGAGGCCCTGACGGACAGCGCGCCCGTCCTAGAGGGCTTGAAG gaagaggaaataactcAGGAGGAAATTGACATACTCAGTGACGCCTGCTCGAAACTGAAGGGTCAGAAGAAATCTCTGACGAAAGagaaggaggagctggagctgctgAAGGAGGACGTCCAGGACTACAGCGAG GACTTGCAGGAGATCAAGAAGGAACTTTCAAAGACTGGCAAAGAAATCTACGTGGAAGAGTCTAAAGCCAGCAAGAGGCTGACGAAGCGGGTACAGCAGATGATTGGGCAGATCGACAGCCTGCTCACGCAGCTGGAGGCCGATCAGAAGGCTGGCAAGCTGGGCGTGGCCGCCGAGGGCTCGCCTGCAGG GGAGACCGTCATCAGCGTTGCTGAGCTCATCAGTGCCATGAAGCAAATCAAGCACATTCCCGAAAACAAGCTCATCAGCTTGGCCTCGGCCCTGGACGAGAATAAGGACGGCAAGGTCAACATCGACGACCTCGTCAAG GTGATCGAGCTGGTGGACAAAGAAGACATCCACATCTCCACCAGCCAGGTGGCTGAGATTGTGGCCatgctggggaaggaggagaaggtggaggagagggagaaggccaAGGAGAAGGCCGAGAAGGAGGCCGCAGAAGTGAAGAGTTAG